The DNA sequence CATCTTCCGACACTGCAGCACCAACATCAAAAACATCCATGCTGCTCTTGTCATTTTCTACTCTTTCCGGACGGGTAACGCCCTTGTGTCCATCTGCGCGAACTGCAAGTAAGTCCTACATGTAAGTGtgctaaatttttatttaatttagttaagaATCAAATTGGTCTAATTATTGATCTTCATTCATGTTTCTGAAAGCTAGTACCTGCGAAATCTGTTTAAACTCATGCCACAACCTAAATGATCTAGATCCTATATTTCTAGGcagaataattaaaattgttgaagaTGATAGTTGCAgataacacaaataaaaatataccaGGGAGAATATGTTTATAACAATAGTTGCAAACCATATCGAGTCCTCAGAAAATGCCTGCGGCATGTAAAGCCAACCTGAACGCATAGGATTGTTACTCCCGCATGCATACTTTGATTTCACCAATTGACAATCAATCTTATTCTTCAAATCTTGCTGAAATTCTTTTATGTGAGATATTTGAAACGGAGAGGGCACAGGGGCAAGCAAATTTCCATTGATTGATGAATCGGGATCATGAATGTGCCCTGGTTGCCCAACTAGATCAACAACATATTCCCTGCTAAAACACTATTCATTAGAATGGAGTATATTCAGAACAAATATTTTGACATGATATTTCGCATGACCTATGCTTCGCAAGAGTTATCAAGGAGTAGCTTGATATGTTTCAAAACTAAATAATCAAATGTATCCTAGATTAGCATCAAGCTCATAACAATATTACTGCTGAAAGCTATTGTTAATTGAAAAACAGTCATGATCTCATGGAGTTCTGtagcatatatatacaaaacaaTCAATCTGACACCAAGAACAAAGAGTCCAACAAAATAAAGCACTCATAGAGGAAATGATGACTGATAGTAAGAAACACAAATGAAAACAAGATCTAACCTCAGAATCTTCCTTTCATCCTCAATTTTGATCAGGCATGACGATTGATAGTCAGAATCACAATATTTGCAACCTCGAGCAATCCGACAAGGCAGACCTACATAATCTGCTAGTTTCTGAAAAGAGAAGTAagttttttctcaaaaaactaaattaacgAAGATGATTAGCTAtctcacataaaataaaataaaaaaagtttatatagtactccaccTGCTGCCTGCAGAGAACCCCCTTTGTTTTGtatgagtattttatttacagATGCTAATAATACATATAAGTTGGTTAACCTTTTTCAGATCATACATTTTAGGATGGAATAACAAGATCAGTTATATGATACAAAAGATCCAACAAAACTAGGATTACATGAAGCCAACTTCACCTTCGACACTGGACTAAATCCAGGATTCATGTTCACTGAAAACATATTGAATAATCTAGGTAGACCAAAAAATGTGTGGTAAAAGTAAATGCATTTTATGCCTTTTGAGTAtgacaaaattttgaatttcaaccAACTTAAAATCTTAGTTCAACCAATAGACAAACTTTCAGTAGCCATTACCTTGGGAAAATGGAGTTTTCACTGTACAAAGCACTGATTGTTGAGTTAGATGATAAATTATGTGCAAGTTAAAATAAGATTAAGTGTGAACAGACATATTGACCTTGAAGAGAATAGCGCGGTGCCTGCAGAGTCCCATAGATAGGCTACCGATTGGAAGGACGATGCATTTGTACAAATCCTTAAACTTTTGATCGACCAATTTCCATCCGCAGTGAAGGTCGCCTTGTTCGGAAGGAAATGAACCCCTTCAAAATACATAAGGTATAAAGGCAATGGAAGGAAGAACACGACATCAACAACATGTGTATGTATATGAAGTTAAGTACCCCAAAGAGAGAGCAACAAGTTTTCCAAGTTCCTCAGCCAAAGTGAGGTTACTCTCAGCAGAGAAATAAATCTCCTGAGCTTTATCCTCAAGCTCCCTGAGCTGCGAGTCACCGCGACGATCCACCAAAATGACCTCCAAAGATGAATCATTGGGTTCGACACTTGAGAGAGCAATCAACGACGGCATCCTTGTAGCTTCCTCGAACTCGTTGCACATCACCCACATATATGGATCCATCCCCAATATGTTGTAGAATCCATCCGTTATTTTGTCATTGTATGACAAGCAACCACTCGCCTGAAAGTTGAGACCAAATCAATCAGATTCATACAATTTGATTACTCTGAAGAAAGTCCCCGGGCCATACCCAAAGACGGTACGAGACGGTGTCCGCATCGCGGGCGGGGTGAAGCAGAGGCTCTGTGACAAGGGCGGCCTGTTGAGTAAGGCGTTTCGCAAACATGAGCTGTAGATAGTACCCCTCTTTATACCTCTGCGCCACCccatcctcctcctcctcctcttccttcCAATTCCCGTCCAAAGTGGTACCGGAAAACAAGCTGCCGGCGTAGCTAGTGCTCCCCTCACTCTGCAGAGGCTCAATCTCATTGCTTCGCAGTAGCCGCTCTTCCTCCTCGGAAAATCGGGACGCCTTCTCCTTGTGATTCTTGTCGGAGAGCCACTTTACGAAGGCGGCCAGCTGCTTCCCGTGAATCTTGTCGCCATCAACCACCACCTGCTGCTTATTCTCGTGATCACCCGCCGCCAACTTGCGGTCCGGAAACTGCCGCGGGAAAAAGTAAGTCGTTCGATGCGGCATCCTTTTCTGATGATCacgtgaattattttttttaaaaaaaagtcaaatccTCAACAACCTGAAGCTGCACCGAAAACGACAGCGTATCGTCATTCGCCGGCGAACGACATCcaaatcacattttcatacaCACCGAAAATTATAACAATTCACTTAACAACAATTCAACAATTGCAAACTGATAATCAGAGAACAACAAAGAGGATTGGAAACAAACGCGAATATTGGCATAAAAAAGGAAGAGGAGAAGTAACACACATATCACGCACTAATCAATGAGGAGCATGTTTGGTGGAGAGGTCTCAGACTCTTGGGTTTAAGCCCACTATTTTAAGCGCCAACTTGCGCAaacatgaatatttttatggcCCCGGCTAAACTACGCCTGGGCATTGAATGCGCACCCTGCTTCGCCGTTTGCCACGTATATTTTTCAAAGGACACGTAACTCACTCACTAAATCTCAACTATAGCGTATGTTAGTTGAATCCATGCAGCATGGAGATATATATAGAGATTCATTTCTAATTAAGAACTTATTTCAGTTTTAAAATGGTTTTTAATatctaaaagaaaagaaaatgcatcatataatttatataatttcaaatatgaatataattgaaaactataaataattaagattaGATTCAACTATAAATGCTTTTATTGTGTaagaaacaaatgaaaaaatcaactaatattttatattatatgtttCTTCGTACATTAGATAGATATTATTAATAGGGAGtcatcaattgctaactaatcacttaattgctaactatatttaatttaaaatcataagaATGTAGAGATTTAGTAGTTTATAAATTGTCatgtataatttcattttattattatttaaatttaaaaagataagaagaatcaccaaatttagggttttagaaaaaattgtcaatatagtaaataaaatatatcaatacaattccttgaatatgtcaacacaatttagcattgacattgtatatgcaTTGCATTGACATATAATGATAGCTATGTTGACATTATCTACTAGtcaaaaaatacgaaaattcatgaattttttttcaaattttgacatcgaaATATATGCAAGtaagatctcgttggaatccttacaaaattatctttaatgtgaaatatgttgtatgaaaaaataatttaatttgagatatttatactcatttaaattctagagattttttttaaaagtttgttTTACCTAACTTTGAACTTTTTGTTAATTGACCTTAATACCtataattgacatttttatacactgtattgatatGTGTGGCTAAATGATCTTGTGCCTTGATTTAATGATCCAATGCATatcatttagttgtagttagtaATACAAGAATTAGTTTGGAATATACCGCACCcctattattaataatagtaaatgcttaaattcaataatacaTAGTAATAAAAGTTAGACAGTTAAATGCAAACAAAAATACagaataatagtaataaaaacaaaacagttaacaaatgaaagcaaaaataaatgactaaatagcaaaatatatGCCTAAGAAATTAGAACCTGGGTCTTACACTATAAAATAGGAATATTTTACCACTAGACTATTCAGCGCTTTGAGGGTACTGTCGTACCCCCTTGTTCTTAACTCACTCCGTCACTAAATCCAGGAGGTCCAAGGAGGTCTTAAACTAACTAGAAAAGCTATTGTTGCGTGGACCAATATGCCTGGATTTCTATCGCATTGGGAATACAAATTATCGTCATTTTAATACTAgaatttttactaaaaatagaccagaattagaaaatattataattctaATGGCATTAGTAATAGTGGCCTATCTTGGAGCTCAGTTCAGAATCtatcttcattttctcatgCTCCTTGCAATGAGAGCATATCTCAGAGCTTGTCTCATTTCCACATTAgcactattttatattttccacTTTTAATTGTTGAATAAACGAAGAAATTATGAAAGAAGTAAACTTCGTTCGGTAGAGATCATACCATTCGGGATTTCTTTATTTACATTGCAAGTCAAAGATGGTCAATCTCCTAAGAACAAACCAGGAACCTTGATCGGTTCTGACTCCAAGCCAGTCACCCCTTGCAACAACCTGTGAAGTTGAATAGTAGACAAGAAAATCAATCCTAAGAGAATCgagtaaagataaattagAAATTCCTAGTAAATTAGAGATTACAGAACTTTGGTTCAAGTCG is a window from the Salvia hispanica cultivar TCC Black 2014 chromosome 1, UniMelb_Shisp_WGS_1.0, whole genome shotgun sequence genome containing:
- the LOC125201172 gene encoding serine/threonine-protein kinase CTR1-like isoform X2; the encoded protein is MPHRTTYFFPRQFPDRKLAAGDHENKQQVVVDGDKIHGKQLAAFVKWLSDKNHKEKASRFSEEEERLLRSNEIEPLQSEGSTSYAGSLFSGTTLDGNWKEEEEEEDGVAQRYKEGYYLQLMFAKRLTQQAALVTEPLLHPARDADTVSYRLWASGCLSYNDKITDGFYNILGMDPYMWVMCNEFEEATRMPSLIALSSVEPNDSSLEVILVDRRGDSQLRELEDKAQEIYFSAESNLTLAEELGKLVALSLGGSFPSEQGDLHCGWKLVDQKFKDLYKCIVLPIGSLSMGLCRHRAILFKKLADYVGLPCRIARGCKYCDSDYQSSCLIKIEDERKILREYVVDLVGQPGHIHDPDSSINGNLLAPVPSPFQISHIKEFQQDLKNKIDCQLVKSKYACGSNNPMRSVRADGHKGVTRPERVENDKSSMDVFDVGAAVSEDGHSKPGTDRIIVKQTYKKEIVVAGNAVLAQAGRQPPKVSFCESKDEQQIKNKCYDNVNYHASLIPRYLSIEPSLAMDWLEIAWDELHIKERVGAGSFGTVHRAEWHGSDVAVKVLTIQDFHDDQLKEFLREVAIMKRVRHPNVVLFMGAVTRRPHLSIVTEYLPRGSLFRLIHRPAAGEILDQRRRLRMALDVAKGINYLHRLNPPIVHWDLKSPNLLVDRNWTVKVCDFGLSRFKANTFISSKSVAGTPEWMAPEFLRGEPSNEKSDVYSFGVVLWELVTMQQPWSGLSPAQVVGAVAFQNRRLAIPPNTSPVLVSLMEACWADDLAERPSFVSIVDTLKKLLKSPLQLIQMGGP
- the LOC125201172 gene encoding serine/threonine-protein kinase CTR1-like isoform X3, which codes for MPHRTTYFFPRQFPDRKLAAGDHENKQQVVVDGDKIHGKQLAAFVKWLSDKNHKEKASRFSEEEERLLRSNEIEPLQSEGSTSYAGSLFSGTTLDGNWKEEEEEEDGVAQRYKEGYYLQLMFAKRLTQQAALVTEPLLHPARDADTVSYRLWASGCLSYNDKITDGFYNILGMDPYMWVMCNEFEEATRMPSLIALSSVEPNDSSLEVILVDRRGDSQLRELEDKAQEIYFSAESNLTLAEELGKLVALSLGGSFPSEQGDLHCGWKLVDQKFKDLYKCIVLPIGSLSMGLCRHRAILFKKLADYVGLPCRIARGCKYCDSDYQSSCLIKIEDERKILSREYVVDLVGQPGHIHDPDSSINGNLLAPVPSPFQISHIKEFQQDLKNKIDCQLVKSKYACGSNNPMRSDGHKGVTRPERVENDKSSMDVFDVGAAVSEDGHSKPGTDRIIVKQTYKKEIVVAGNAVLAQAGRQPPKVSFCESKDEQQIKNKCYDNVNYHASLIPRYLSIEPSLAMDWLEIAWDELHIKERVGAGSFGTVHRAEWHGSDVAVKVLTIQDFHDDQLKEFLREVAIMKRVRHPNVVLFMGAVTRRPHLSIVTEYLPRGSLFRLIHRPAAGEILDQRRRLRMALDVAKGINYLHRLNPPIVHWDLKSPNLLVDRNWTVKVCDFGLSRFKANTFISSKSVAGTPEWMAPEFLRGEPSNEKSDVYSFGVVLWELVTMQQPWSGLSPAQVVGAVAFQNRRLAIPPNTSPVLVSLMEACWADDLAERPSFVSIVDTLKKLLKSPLQLIQMGGP
- the LOC125201172 gene encoding serine/threonine-protein kinase CTR1-like isoform X1 translates to MPHRTTYFFPRQFPDRKLAAGDHENKQQVVVDGDKIHGKQLAAFVKWLSDKNHKEKASRFSEEEERLLRSNEIEPLQSEGSTSYAGSLFSGTTLDGNWKEEEEEEDGVAQRYKEGYYLQLMFAKRLTQQAALVTEPLLHPARDADTVSYRLWASGCLSYNDKITDGFYNILGMDPYMWVMCNEFEEATRMPSLIALSSVEPNDSSLEVILVDRRGDSQLRELEDKAQEIYFSAESNLTLAEELGKLVALSLGGSFPSEQGDLHCGWKLVDQKFKDLYKCIVLPIGSLSMGLCRHRAILFKKLADYVGLPCRIARGCKYCDSDYQSSCLIKIEDERKILSREYVVDLVGQPGHIHDPDSSINGNLLAPVPSPFQISHIKEFQQDLKNKIDCQLVKSKYACGSNNPMRSVRADGHKGVTRPERVENDKSSMDVFDVGAAVSEDGHSKPGTDRIIVKQTYKKEIVVAGNAVLAQAGRQPPKVSFCESKDEQQIKNKCYDNVNYHASLIPRYLSIEPSLAMDWLEIAWDELHIKERVGAGSFGTVHRAEWHGSDVAVKVLTIQDFHDDQLKEFLREVAIMKRVRHPNVVLFMGAVTRRPHLSIVTEYLPRGSLFRLIHRPAAGEILDQRRRLRMALDVAKGINYLHRLNPPIVHWDLKSPNLLVDRNWTVKVCDFGLSRFKANTFISSKSVAGTPEWMAPEFLRGEPSNEKSDVYSFGVVLWELVTMQQPWSGLSPAQVVGAVAFQNRRLAIPPNTSPVLVSLMEACWADDLAERPSFVSIVDTLKKLLKSPLQLIQMGGP